The proteins below are encoded in one region of Mauremys reevesii isolate NIE-2019 linkage group 15, ASM1616193v1, whole genome shotgun sequence:
- the DNAI2 gene encoding dynein intermediate chain 2, axonemal isoform X2 gives MEIVYVYVKKRSEFGRQCNFSDRQAETNVDIQPDPSQAKNFIERDPIDAAIQCASDMSEHEVNTERFEMENEGVNHLEGGWPKDVNPLEMEQTIRFRKKVEKDENYVNTIIQLGSLMEHCIKQNNAINIYEEYFDDEETADVADEPPSAKTINVFRDPNLIKRTATHLSWHPDGSKKLAVAYSSLEFQRSSKDMSYESYIWDLENPNKPDLVLRPSSPLMSLEYNPKDSHILVGGCYNGQIAYWDTRKGGQPVELSTVEFSHRDPVYGMIWLQSKTGTDCFSASTDGQVLWWDIRKLTEPTETLVMDISRKGVLENALGAIALEFEPTMVCDEPLFSLRLQDNGRFIGCGSKLGTVTLLEVSSGLCTLQRNEKNLATAMFERETKREKILEARHREMRLKERTKAEGKEEDVKVETEEEKPEELLARVQKEFFEIIEAEIRRKERAAKLSKAQEKEVTDENEDEDPYKEE, from the exons ATGGAGATCGTCTACGTATATGTGAAGAAGCGCAGCGAGTTTGGCCGACAATGCAACTTCTCCGACCGGCAGGCCGAGACCAACGTGGACATCCAGCCAGACCCGAGCCAAGCCAAAAACTTCATAGAGAGGGACCCCATTGATGCTGCAATACAGTGTGCCAGTGATATGTCGGAGcatgag GTCAACACGGAGAGATTTGAGATGGAAAACGAGGGGGTTAACCACTTGGAAGGAGGGTGGCCAAAAGATGTCAACCCGCTGGAGATGGAGCAGACCATTCGCTTCCGGAAGAAAGTGGAGAAAGATGAGAACTATGTCAACACCATCATACAGCTCGGCAGT CTGATGGAACATTGCATCAAACAGAACAATGCGATCAATATCTACGAGGAGTACTTTGACGATGAGGAGACAGCAGACGTAGCAGATGAGCCTCCGTCTGCAAAAACCATCAATGTCTTCAG GGATCCAAACTTAATCAAAAGGACAGCCACGCATCTCTCCTGGCACCCAGATGGAAGCAAGAAGCTGGCAGTAGCTTATTCCAGCCTGGAGTTCCAGCGAAGCTCCAAAGATATGAGCTATGAGTCATACATATGGGATCTTG AAAATCCCAACAAACCAGACCTGGTTCTCAGGCCATCATCCCCGCTTATGAGCCTGGAATACAACCCCAAAGACTCTCACATCCTGGTTGGAGGATGCTATAATGGACAGATCG CTTACTGGGACACCAGGAAAGGAGGACAGCCGGTGGAGCTTTCCACCGTAGAATTCAGCCACAGGGACCCCGTGTATGGAATGATCTGGCTTCAATCCAAAACCGGCACAGACTGTTTCTCCGCTTCTACCGATGGGCAG GTCCTGTGGTGGGATATCCGTAAGCTGACCGAGCCCACGGAGACACTGGTGATGGACATCAGCAGGAAAGGAGTCTTGGAGAATGCTTTAGGAGCCATCGCGCTGGAGTTTGAACCAACCATG GTCTGTGACGAGCCTCTCTTCAGCCTGCGTCTGCAGGACAACGGGCGTTTCATTGGCTGCGGCTCTAAGCTGGGCACAGTGACCCTGCTGGAGGTCTCTTCCGGGCTCTGTACCCTGCAGAGGAACGAGAAGAACCTGGCCACGGCG ATGTTTGAGCGAGAGACAAAGCGAGAGAAGATCCTGGAGGCCCGGCACCGGGAGATGCGTCTGAAGGAGCGCACCAAGGCCGAGGGCAAGGAGGAGGACGTGAAGGTGGAgacggaggaggagaagcctgaggagctgctggccagagTCCAGAAGGAGTTCTTCGAGATCATCGAAGCAGAGATCAGGAGGAAGGAGCGGGCAGCCAAGCTGTCGAAAGCCCAG GAGAAGGAAGTTACAGATGAAAACGAGGATGAAGACCCCTACAAG GAGGAGTGA
- the DNAI2 gene encoding dynein intermediate chain 2, axonemal isoform X1: protein MEIVYVYVKKRSEFGRQCNFSDRQAETNVDIQPDPSQAKNFIERDPIDAAIQCASDMSEHEVNTERFEMENEGVNHLEGGWPKDVNPLEMEQTIRFRKKVEKDENYVNTIIQLGSLMEHCIKQNNAINIYEEYFDDEETADVADEPPSAKTINVFRDPNLIKRTATHLSWHPDGSKKLAVAYSSLEFQRSSKDMSYESYIWDLENPNKPDLVLRPSSPLMSLEYNPKDSHILVGGCYNGQIAYWDTRKGGQPVELSTVEFSHRDPVYGMIWLQSKTGTDCFSASTDGQVLWWDIRKLTEPTETLVMDISRKGVLENALGAIALEFEPTMPTKFMVGTEQGVVITCNRKAKTPAEKIVGTYSGHHGPIYALARNSFFPKNFLTVGDWTARIWSEDCKESSIMWTKYHMAYLTDGCWSTIRPAVFFTTKMDGTLDVWDFLFKQNNPSLSVKVCDEPLFSLRLQDNGRFIGCGSKLGTVTLLEVSSGLCTLQRNEKNLATAMFERETKREKILEARHREMRLKERTKAEGKEEDVKVETEEEKPEELLARVQKEFFEIIEAEIRRKERAAKLSKAQEKEVTDENEDEDPYKEE from the exons ATGGAGATCGTCTACGTATATGTGAAGAAGCGCAGCGAGTTTGGCCGACAATGCAACTTCTCCGACCGGCAGGCCGAGACCAACGTGGACATCCAGCCAGACCCGAGCCAAGCCAAAAACTTCATAGAGAGGGACCCCATTGATGCTGCAATACAGTGTGCCAGTGATATGTCGGAGcatgag GTCAACACGGAGAGATTTGAGATGGAAAACGAGGGGGTTAACCACTTGGAAGGAGGGTGGCCAAAAGATGTCAACCCGCTGGAGATGGAGCAGACCATTCGCTTCCGGAAGAAAGTGGAGAAAGATGAGAACTATGTCAACACCATCATACAGCTCGGCAGT CTGATGGAACATTGCATCAAACAGAACAATGCGATCAATATCTACGAGGAGTACTTTGACGATGAGGAGACAGCAGACGTAGCAGATGAGCCTCCGTCTGCAAAAACCATCAATGTCTTCAG GGATCCAAACTTAATCAAAAGGACAGCCACGCATCTCTCCTGGCACCCAGATGGAAGCAAGAAGCTGGCAGTAGCTTATTCCAGCCTGGAGTTCCAGCGAAGCTCCAAAGATATGAGCTATGAGTCATACATATGGGATCTTG AAAATCCCAACAAACCAGACCTGGTTCTCAGGCCATCATCCCCGCTTATGAGCCTGGAATACAACCCCAAAGACTCTCACATCCTGGTTGGAGGATGCTATAATGGACAGATCG CTTACTGGGACACCAGGAAAGGAGGACAGCCGGTGGAGCTTTCCACCGTAGAATTCAGCCACAGGGACCCCGTGTATGGAATGATCTGGCTTCAATCCAAAACCGGCACAGACTGTTTCTCCGCTTCTACCGATGGGCAG GTCCTGTGGTGGGATATCCGTAAGCTGACCGAGCCCACGGAGACACTGGTGATGGACATCAGCAGGAAAGGAGTCTTGGAGAATGCTTTAGGAGCCATCGCGCTGGAGTTTGAACCAACCATG CCGACCAAGTTCATGGTGGGGACAGAACAAGGCGTGGTGATCACCTGTAACCGCAAGGCCAAGACACCTGCTGAAAAGATAGTTGGCACATACAGTGGGCACCATGGCCCCATCTATGCCCTGGCAAGGAACTCTTTCTTCCCCAAGAACTTCCTGACAGTCGGGGACTGGACTGCTCGGATCTGGTCTGAGGACTGCAAGGAATCATCCATCATGTGGACCAA GTACCACATGGCTTACCTAACAGATGGGTGCTGGAGCACTATCCGGCCAGCTGTCTTCTTCACAACCAAAATGGACGGGACCCTTGATGTCTGGGACTTCCTCTTCAAACAGAACAacccctccctcagtgtgaag GTCTGTGACGAGCCTCTCTTCAGCCTGCGTCTGCAGGACAACGGGCGTTTCATTGGCTGCGGCTCTAAGCTGGGCACAGTGACCCTGCTGGAGGTCTCTTCCGGGCTCTGTACCCTGCAGAGGAACGAGAAGAACCTGGCCACGGCG ATGTTTGAGCGAGAGACAAAGCGAGAGAAGATCCTGGAGGCCCGGCACCGGGAGATGCGTCTGAAGGAGCGCACCAAGGCCGAGGGCAAGGAGGAGGACGTGAAGGTGGAgacggaggaggagaagcctgaggagctgctggccagagTCCAGAAGGAGTTCTTCGAGATCATCGAAGCAGAGATCAGGAGGAAGGAGCGGGCAGCCAAGCTGTCGAAAGCCCAG GAGAAGGAAGTTACAGATGAAAACGAGGATGAAGACCCCTACAAG GAGGAGTGA